The following proteins come from a genomic window of Deltaproteobacteria bacterium RIFCSPHIGHO2_02_FULL_44_16:
- a CDS encoding NADH-quinone oxidoreductase subunit K, with translation MMITLQHYLFLSILLFAIGMMGVVIRRNALIIFMSIELMLNAVNIAFLAFSRWNGIADGTLFVFFVLAVAAAEAGVGLAIIIALFRHRSTVYVDDVRLLKG, from the coding sequence ATGATGATCACGTTACAACATTATCTCTTTTTAAGTATTCTTCTCTTTGCGATCGGTATGATGGGCGTTGTCATTCGCCGCAATGCTCTCATTATTTTTATGTCGATTGAGTTGATGCTGAATGCGGTCAATATTGCATTTCTGGCATTCTCTCGTTGGAACGGTATTGCCGATGGAACGCTTTTTGTCTTTTTTGTCTTAGCCGTTGCAGCAGCAGAGGCTGGTGTTGGACTTGCCATTATTATTGCGCTGTTTCGTCATCGTTCAACGGTTTATGTCGATGATGTGAGATTATTAAAAGGATAA